TCCCCGGATCTTTCCCAACTGCTGCCGGAGGCTCAAGGGGATTTGTTAGTAAAGGGGCATGCGAAAGGGCCGCTTACAGGCCCGGAACTTACCTTTCGACTCCAGGGGAAAGCTCTGGCCTATCAGGATTATCAAGTGGAATCGGTGATGGCTAATGTGGATGTGGACTTACAGGGGAAGCAGTCATCGCAGGTGCGGATCGATGCCTCGGATTTCACTTTGGCAGACCAGACTCTCCGCTCTGTGGCTATTGAGGGGGGCGGCACGCCATTGCACCATAAACTGAGTCTGGCAGTGAAGGCGCCGGAGCGTTCCCTGGACCTTGGATTCCAAGGCTCCTGGAAAGAGGAGGTTTGGCAGGGAGAAATTACCAAGACCGAGCTTACGGACTCGCTCATGGGTCACTGGGAGGCAGTGAGCGCCACTTCCCTTACTCTGAGTCGCAGCAATATTGATCTCGCTCCTTGGTGCTGGCGGCAGCAATCTGCCCAGCTCTGCCTAGGTGGCAGTTGGCAGGAAGAAAGTTTTTGGCGAGGAAGTTTCAAGCTAGAGGATTTCCCGTTAGCAATGCTAGGGCCGCTTTTACCGGAAAAAACAGCACTGGAAGGGGTGATTGGGGGCGAGGTGCAGGCACAGGGAGAGGCTCACCAGTTAGTCCAGGCCCGGATGCAGCTTGCGGCTTCCGGGGTTCAATTAACCCAAGTGACACCTGAGGGGCAGTCTCTGCGCTTTCCCTATCAAGACATGCAGGCCAGGCTTAATTTGGAAGATAGGGGAGGGAAAGCAGGTTTTGAGCTACTTTCAGCCGATCCTGGCACAGCGCCAGTTAGGGCCTCTCTGCGCCTGCCTTCTGCTCCTTTGGATCTAACTGCCTTGGGGCAATTGCCTTTAGATGGCCAGATCTCAATGGCTTTTAGGGATCTCGCTTTTTTGGAAACGCTGATACCAGAATTGGAAGCGGTTCAGGGACAATTGCGGGCAGATCTGACCTTGGGAGGACAGGTTGCCGCACCTCAATTACTGGGAGAAGTTGTGCTTCAAGAAGGAAGCGCCCAGGTCGTTCCCCTGGGGTTAAAGTTGATAAAGATCCGGTTGCGGGCAGAGGCAAGCGAGCAAGATAGGATCGTTTTCACGGGCGGGGTACACTCGGGGGAGGGAGAGTTAGCTGTCAATGGCCAGGTTCGTCTGGAACCTGAGGCGGGTTGGCCCGCTAAGGTGACGGTGACCGGAGAACGTTTTGAAGCCATGGGGACCTCGGATATCAGGGTATTGATCTCACCTCAGTTGCAGATCACGAAGGCAGAAGAAGCGATTCGCGTGGAAGGGGAAGTTGTAATACCAGAGGCCACTTTAGTGATCAAGGATATTGAGAGCAGAGGGGGGGTGCCAGTTTCCCAAGACGTAGTGATCATATCCCAGGAAAAGGAAACTGAAAAAAAGGCTGTGCCCATTTATGCCCGAGTCAGAATTATTTTGGGCGATGATATTTCAGTGCGGGCCTTTGGTTTTAAAGGGGGAATAACCGGGAGCCTATTAGTGACGGAAACTCCCGGAAAGGCTACACGGGGAAGCGGTGAACTCCAGATCGTTAAGGGTGAATATAAAGCCTATGGACAGCAGTTAAATATTCGGCAGGGTCAGGTGGTTTTTGCCGGACCTATTGATGATCCCCGGCTGAGCGTAGAAGCAGTACGTGAGGTTGATAATGGTAATATAGTCGTTGGAGCGCGCATCCGGGGGGCTGCCAGTGAACCAGTGCTCACTTTATTTTCTGAGCCGTCGATGGATGAGAGCAATATCCTGGCCTATTTGATCCTAGGGCGGCCTTTGGCGGGAGCTTCTGGGGGTGACGGCGAATTATTGACTAAAGCTGCGACTTCTCTTGGCTTGTCCGGTGGCACCCTCCTTGCTAAACGGCTTGGAAAAATCTTTGGTTTGGAAGATGTGGGGATTGAATCCGCTGATAACGGTAATGGGAATGGGGATACCCAAAGTGAGATGTTGATGCTGGGCAAGCAGCTCTCACCCAGTCTTTACATTGGTTATGGAATCGGGTTATTTGAGCGTTTTAGCTCTTTTCGAATGCGCTATATTTTGAGCAAAAATTGGAGCGTACAAGCCGAAACGGGCCTTGAAACCGGCGCCGATTTATTTTATAGCCTAGAGCGGTGAGAAGATGAAGGTTATGTAGCTTTGTCCATGAATAAAAGTTTCGTCATCGTTTCTGCTTGAATTTTTCGGGACAGTATACGTTGGCGCTTAATTAAATTAAAAGCCACCACAGAATAAAGAAGGGGGATCTTTTGACCAGCAAGCCCCGCGATATTGCAGGAACCATGCCTGCAACCTTTCAGGAACTTATCTTGCGGCTGCAACAATATTGGGCCGAGCAGGGCTGCGTACTTCTTCAGCCCTATGATATGGAAATGGGGGCAGGAACCTTTCATCCGGCTACTTTTCTGCGTGCTCTCGGGCCGGAGCCTTGGAACGCCGCTTATGTCCAACCTTCGCGCCGCCCTACAGATGGGCGTTATGGAGATAATCCGAATCGGCTTCAACACTACTACCAATATCAAGTAGTGTTGAAGCCGTCACCCCTGGAAATTCAAGATCTCTATTTAGGATCGTTGCATATGTTGGGGATATCGCCCCTGGTACATGATATCCGCTTTGTGGAAGACAATTGGGAATCACCGACCCTCGGTGCTTGGGGGTTGGGTTGGGAAGTGTGGCTGAATGGCATGGAAATCACCCAATTTACTTACTTCCAGCAGGCGGGAGGATTAGAGTGCCGCCCAGTGACGGGTGAAATTACCTACGGCTTGGAGCGGATTGCCATGTATTTGCAGGGAGTCGGCAGCGTCTTCGATTTGGTTTGGGCGGAGGGCCCACTCGGGCGAGTGACTTATGGGGATGTCTTTCATCAGAATGAAGTAGAGATGTCGATCTATAATTTTGAGCAGGCCGATACAGAGAGCTTATTCGCCTGGTTTAACAGCTGCGAGACAGAAAGTAAACGCTTGGTTGAAGCCGGCTTGTCTTTACCTGCCTATGAAATGATGTTGAAAGCTTCCCATACTTTTAATCTTTTGGATGCCCGCCATGCCATTTCTGTGACTGAGCGCCAACGTTACATTTTGCGAGTCCGGGCGCTAGCGCGGGCGGTGGCTGAGGCTTATTTGGCGCGGCGCCAGGCTTTGGGTTTTCCCATATTAGCAAGCGTTGGTAAGGAGATGGCCTGTGGCTGAGACCCGGGATCTTTTAATCGAAATTGGTACTGAGGAGCTACCTCCTAAGGCCCTGCGCAAGCTATCCGAGAGTTTGCTCCAAGAACTTAGCCATGGGCTGCAGGCGGCGGGATTAATCTATGGGGATTTAAAAGGCTATGGTGCGCCGCGCCGTTTGGCGGTATGGGTACAAGCCTTGACCGTTTCTCAACCTGAACAGGTACTGGAGCGCCGGGGGCCAGCATTGGCTGCAGCCTTTAACGAAGAGGGTAAGCCTACCGCCGCGGCCCGAGGGTTTGCCGGTAGTTGCGGCGTACCGGTAGAGGCACTAGAGAGTTTGAAGAATGAGAAAGGGGCTTGGCTAGTGTACCGGCAACGTCAGCAGGGGGCGCCCACCCGAGAATTACTGCCAGCTATCCTGGCCCAGGCACTTCAGGCGTTACCCATTCCCAAGCCCATGCGCTGGAGTGATCTCCCAGGGGAGTTCATACGCCCGGTTCATTGGCTAGTCTTGCTTTTTGGAGAAGAGGTGATCCCGGCGACTCTACTGGGTGTCCAAGCGGGTCGGGAAACTCAGGGACATCGTTTTCATCATCCCGAACCGCTCTATCTGACAGAGCCTGCTGCTTATGCAACTCTGCTGGAAACTGAAGGTAAGGTGCTCGCTGATTTTGCTGTTCGCCGGGAAGCCATCTATACCCAGGTAGTGGCGGCTGCCCAGCAGATGGGCGGAAAAGCCCTGATTGAAGAAGCTTTGCTAGATGAGGTGACGGGCTTGGTGGAATGGCCCGTGGCCTTGGCTGGCCAGTTTGATGGAGATTTTCTCAAACTGCCGGCAGAGGTGCTCATCGCCACTATGCAAGATCATCAGAAGTATTTTCCAGTACAGGATGAGCAAGGACATTTGCTGCCCTGCTTTATTACTGTATGTAATATTGAGAGTCAACGTCCGGAGGTTGTGGTAGAGGGCAATGAGCGAGTCATTCGGCCCCGCCTTACCGATGCAGCCTTTTTCTATGCCACTGATCGCAAGGAATCTCTGGCTAGCCGTTGCGAGAGACTTAAAAAGATCACCTTCCAAGAGAAATTAGGCAGCGTTTTTGAGAGGACTGAGCGGTTGGCTAAACTTGCTTGGCATATTGCCAAGGATATTGGCGGCAATGGGGATTGGGCCAAGCGTGCTGGATTGTTGTCCAAGTGTGACCTGGTGACTGAGATGGTCACCGAATTCCCAGAGCTACAAGGGAGTATGGGCCGCTATTATGCCCTCCACGATCATGAACCTCAAGAAGTTGCCGAAGCGCTTAGAGAGCAATATCTGCCCCGCTTTGCCGGTGATGTGCTGCCACGCACTGCCACTGGCCAGGCGTTAAGTTTGGCGGATCGCTTAGATACCTTGGTAGGATTATTCGGTATTGGCGCGCCGCCAAGCGGTGATAAAGATCCCTATGGTTTGCGTCGGGCTGCGCTGGGTGTATTGCGTATTATTATCGAGTCCGGGCTTGCGCTGGATCTGCCTTCTTTACTCAAGAGAGCCTGTGAAACCTATAATGATCGTTTAACCGAGAAAAATACTGCAGTTCAAGTCCATGCTTACTTACTAGAACGTCTTCGGGGTTATTATTTGGAAGCGGGCTTTCGGCCTGATGAAATCGAAGCAGTTTTAGCTGTAAGGCCGGACCAACCTCTGGACTTTGACCGCCGTCTCAAAGCGGTGGCTTCTTTCCGCAAGCTTCCAGAAGCTGAGTCTTTATCGGCGGCCAATAAGCGAATCCGAAACATTCTACGCAAGAGCGGGGAAAAACTTCCAGCACAAATTGAATCTGATCTACTGCAAGACCCCGCGGAGCAGACTCTTGCAACTCAGATGTACAGTTTGGAACGGGAAATGATGCCTTTATTAGAGAGGCAGGATCACCGTGCTACGCTGACGGCTCTAGCCGGTTTGCGGGGCGCGGTAGATCAATTTTTTGACGAGGTGATGGTCATGGTGGAAGATCCGAAACTGCGGGCTAACCGTTTAGCTTTACTAGCTCGTTTGCAAACATTATTTCTTCAGGTGGCGGATATTTCCCGCTTGCAGGCTTGATTCTAGCTGGAGGTGGAAGGAGGGTAATACTGCTTGAATGAGTCAAGAGGAGAATAGCCATGCGCTTGGTTATTTTGGATCGGGATGGGGTCATCAATGAGGATTCTGACGAATATATCAAATGCCCGGCCGAGTGGGTACCGATTCCTCGCAGCCTGGAAGCTATCGTTCGACTTAATCAGGCAGGTTATCAAATTATCGTTGCCACTAACCAATCGGGGATAGGACGAGGTTTTTTTGATGTTCCCACGCTCAACCGAATTCACAGTAAGATGCACCATCTCTTAGCCCAAATGGGAGGTGGCATCGAAGCAATTTTATTTTGCCCCCATGTCCCAGGGGAAGATTGCAGTTGCCGTAAGCCCCGCCCAGGCTTGTTCCATGATCTCGCCCGCCGTTTGCGCATTCAATTAGATGGAGTACCGGTAGTTGGCGATTCTTTACGAGATTTGCAGGCGGCTCAAGCGGTGGGCGCCATCCCCCTGTTAGTGCGCACGGGAAAAGGCAAGAGGACGGCGGAAAGCTCCGATTTGCCGATGGGGGTAGAAATTTACGATGATCTAGGCTCAGTCGCCGATGCCTTGCTAAAGCATGGATAAGCGAGCCCCGAAACCCAGCCGCGCCATGGGCAGCACTTTTTCTCCATCCCTGGAGACTCAGCAGCAATTACTTTGGCGCTCCCTTCTTTTCTCTTTAGGACAGATTCTCTCTACCTTTATTTTTGGTCTGGTAGGTTTATGCTTGTTTTTTCTACCTTTCCGGTACCGTTACCTCTTCCTGATTCAGTGGGGCCGTCTCAATTTTTGGTGGCTTAAGAAAACCTGTGGAGTTAGCTTTCGGGTCCGGGGTGCGGAGCATATTCCTCCTGGCCCGGCGGTAGTACTCTGCAAGCATCAATCAGCCTGGGAAACGATTGCCTTGCAGCAGATTTTCCCGCCCCAGATTTGGGTACTGAAGCGGGAATTGTTATGGCTTCCTTTTTTTGGCTGGGGTCTCGCTTTATTGGAGCCCATCGCGGTTGATCGTAAGGCGGGGCGTCGTTCTCTTAGGCAAATCATAAAACAAGGCCAACAACGCCTTGCCGCTGGCCGTTGGGTAGTGGTATTCCCGGAAGGAACCCGGATGCCGCCTGGCACCATGGGCCGTTTTGGCATCGGGGGCGCTGCCTTAGCTCAAGCTACAGGTTATCCTGTGGTACCAGTAGCCCATAATGCGGGACGCTATTGGCCGCGTGGCGGATTTATCAAATATCCTGGGGTCATCGATGCGGTAATTGGTCCCCCTATCGATACCCACGGCAAATCAGCTGCCCAAGTCAATCAAGAAGCCTACGATTGGATAGAAAAAATTATGAAGGAAATTGATCCGCCGGATCTCACTGAATCCTATCAAGCTCCCCAATAAGGCGTTAAATCTAAATTATACTCACTGAGATCACTGAAAACTCAATGCTAAGTTCCAAAAACATTGTGCGGTTGTTAATTGTGGATGCCTCCTTTGAGGATGCGGAAATGGTGACCAATCTGTTGCGCAAGATGGGATTTGCGGCGCGAGCCTCTCGGGTGGAGAAAGAAGAAGAATTTCGGGAGGCAATAGAAGGGCAAAGTTGGGATATTATCGTTTGTGCAGCTATGTTGCCGCAATTCAGTGTAGCACGGGCAGCTCAGATTCTCCTTCAATCGGAAAAGGATATTTCGCTTATTATTGTAGTGGATGAGAAAACGGACTCCGATGATATCGATGAAATGTATGTTGCCGGTGTCCGAGATGTGGTGCTTAAGAGCCGCCCTCTCCGCCTTCAATCTGTTATTAAGCGCGAACTTCAAGATCTGGAAAACCGCCGGGCGCGCCGCCACAGTGAGATGGTTTTAGGGGAAAGCGAGCGTCAGGTCCGCGCCTTGCTAGAGAGCTCCCGGGATGCGGTAGGCTATGTGCATGAAGGCATGCATATCTATGCGAACCGGGCTTATCTGGAACTGTTTGGTTATCATGAACTTGATGAAATCGAGGGGATGCCCCTGCTGGATATGATAGCCCCCGAGGAGCACAACCGTTTTAAAGCTTTTCTTAAGGAGTATGGTGCTAGCGAGGGGAAAAGTGCCCATTTTACCTTACGGGCGCACAAAGCAGATGGCCATACTTTTACCGCCGCTTGGGAATTTACTCCCGCGAGTATTGAAGGTGAGTTTTGCACCCAAATTGTCATTCGGGATAAAACTTATGATCTTGCTGCGGAGGAAAGGATTAAACAGGTTCAGCAACGAGATATATTGACCGGCTTCTTTAGCCGGCCCCATTACCTGGAATTGATGGAAAAGTGGGTAATTGCGGCCAGGGCAGGAGATAGAGAGAGTAGTTTGCTCTATATCGCTATTGATCAATTCAATCGCGTCAGGGCGCGGGTTGGAATTGGAGCCAGCGATTTAGTCGTTGTTGATGTGGCTCGAATTCTACAACAATATTGTGATGAAAAAGTGATTCTGGCTCGCTTTGGAGATGAAGTTTTTACTCTTTTACTTCCTCATGGAAGTGATGAGCAAGAGGACGCTTTGGCTGAACAATTGCGTCAAGCCGTGGATCGGCATTTAGTGGAGATGGACGAACGTAGCATTAATGTTACTTGCAGCATCGGGATTTGCCGAATAGGAGAGAGTGCGCCGGGGGGTCAGCAAATACTAGAGCGGGCCCATAAAGCGTGCCTCAAAGCCCAGGAGGCGGGTGGTAATCGGATTGAGCGTTATAGGCCAGTGATCGAGGACCTCACCGATCAGGAAAAAATAAAACAATGGGAGGTCCAACTCCGGGAGGCTATGAATAATAAGGATGGTTTTTGCCTGTTCTATCAGCCTATAGTTAGCCTCCACGGGGAGACTGAAGAGATTTTTGAAGTTTTGCTGCGCATGACCGATGACGCAGGTGGCTATATTCTTCCAGAAAAGTTCTTAGAACCAGCCGCTCAGCTTAAATTAATGGGCGAGATCGATCGTTGGGTGATTGCCAAGGCCATGAGTGTTTTGCACAGCCGGCATCAAGTAGGCCAGCTTATCCGGTTTTTTGTCAAATTGTCTGACCCTTCTATCCATGACAAAAACCTCCTGCCTTGGCTTAAAAAGCATTTGCAGGAGAGTGGGCTGGATGCCCGTTCGCTGATTTTCGAAATTAGCGAGAGCTCTGCCCTCAATTATTTAAAGCGAGTACAACAGCTTGTTGAGGGACTTCGGGTGTTAGGGTGCCAGTTTGCCCTGGAGCATGTTGGTACGGGGCTAGATACGTCCAATTGTTTGAAACATATTAATGTGGATTATCTTAAAATTGATGGCGCTTTCATCGAAAACCTTCTCCAAGATGAGCAAAACCAGGAGGCCGTTAAAATTATCATTGAAATGGCTAAGGAAGCCGGTAAGCCTACCATCGCTGAATTCGTTTCCGATGCCAATACCTTAGCTCTGCTTTGGCAATTTGGCCTGGATTATGCCCAAGGCCGTTATATTCAGGAACCCAATCAATTTCTGAGCTATGAGTTTTCTGGTGGTATTTAATATTAATTTTTCTGGTTCCAAGAGTTAAGTTCTCTATTAGTGTTCAGCCCGAAGCGCGGCGATCCGCTCTTCAATGGGCGGATGGGACATGAATAGACGCTTCCATCCTTGAGATCTCTCCCCCCCCGCTATTCCGAAAGCCTGAAGTTGCTCTGGAAGTCCCTCCTGGGCCATCCTGCCTAGTCGCTCTAACGCCGCGATCATTTTTTCCTTGCCGGCCAGCTGGGCCCCCCCCGCATCAGCCCGAAATTCACGTTGGCGGCTAAACCACAGGACAATGAGGCTAGCGAGAATGGCAAGCACCGTTTGAGCGATGAGGGTGGTAATGAAAAAAGCGGGGCCATAACCGCGCTCGGTTTTAAAGACTACCCGATCCACTAAGTGGCCGATAATCCGGGCGAGAAAAATTACGAATGTGTTGACGACGCCCTGAATCAAGGCCAAGGTCACCATGTCGCCATTAGCCACATGACTAATTTCATGGCCTAACACCGCCTCTACTTCATTTTGATTCATTTGCTCCAAAAGACCACTGCTTACAGCCACCAGGGCGGCATTACGATTCCAGCCAGTGGCAAAGGCATTGGGTTCCGGGGACGCGTAAATCGCCACTTCTGGCATGCCTATCCCTGCCATTCGTGCATGGCGTTGAACGGTTTCCAGCAGCCAAACCTCGGTGGTGCTGCGGGGGCGTTCAATAACCTGGGCACCAGTAAGGCGCTTGGCGGTAAACTTGGAGATCGCCAGGGAGATTAAAGAGCCGCTAAAGCCAATGATTGCGGCGAATATGAGCAGAGCGTTAAGGTTAAGATCGGTCCCTTGCTGATTAAGCAGGCTCTCAATTCCGAGAAGACGCATGGAAATGCTAAGTACCAGCAGGACCGCAAGGTTAGTTGCCAAAAAAAGTATCACGCGTTTTATCATTGATGAAAGCTCCTTATAAGAAGCGCTGATGGGACCATATTATATGAGGGAATTACTCGCGTATTTCAAGCAGCTTGTGTTGCCATTCGGTAAGGTGAATAGACCACAATCTTGGAAAAGGCAACATCTTTGGCAGTTCTGGATTGATCGGGGCGGGACCTTCACCGACATCGTGGCGCGGCGACCGGACGGCCGCTTGTTAACCCATAAGCTCTTATCGGAGAATCCCGAACACTATTCGGATGCCGCCTTGCAAGGAATCCGGGATCTTCTCGGCGTGGCTAAGGATCAGCCTCTTCCCATCGCGCGGATCCAAGAAGTGCGGATGGGTACCACTGTAGCGACTAATGCCCTCTTGGAACGCCAGGGGGAGCGCACCTTGCTCCTGATCACGCAAGGATTTAGGGATGCGCTGCGCATCGGCTATCAGAGCCGGCCAAAGCTTTTTGCCCGCCATATCCTCCTGCCAGAGATGCTCTATGAACGGGTGGAGGAGGTTGAGGAGCGCCTTTCAGCCCAGGGCGAAGTGCTGACTCCCCTTAACCTGGATAGCGCCCGTCAACCGTTAGAGTCGGCTTACCGGAAGGGTATTCGTTCGGTGGCTATTGTTTTTTTGCATGGCTACCGTTATCACGAGCATGAGCGGCGGGTGGCGGAACTGGCCCGAAAGATAGGCTATACCCAAATCTCCCTTTCCCAGGAAGCCAGCCCTTCGATGAAACTCGTCGGCCGGGGCGACACCACAGTGGTCGATGCCTATTTGTCGCCCA
This sequence is a window from Nitrosococcus oceani ATCC 19707. Protein-coding genes within it:
- the htpX gene encoding protease HtpX; the protein is MIKRVILFLATNLAVLLVLSISMRLLGIESLLNQQGTDLNLNALLIFAAIIGFSGSLISLAISKFTAKRLTGAQVIERPRSTTEVWLLETVQRHARMAGIGMPEVAIYASPEPNAFATGWNRNAALVAVSSGLLEQMNQNEVEAVLGHEISHVANGDMVTLALIQGVVNTFVIFLARIIGHLVDRVVFKTERGYGPAFFITTLIAQTVLAILASLIVLWFSRQREFRADAGGAQLAGKEKMIAALERLGRMAQEGLPEQLQAFGIAGGERSQGWKRLFMSHPPIEERIAALRAEH
- the glyS gene encoding glycine--tRNA ligase subunit beta, which encodes MAETRDLLIEIGTEELPPKALRKLSESLLQELSHGLQAAGLIYGDLKGYGAPRRLAVWVQALTVSQPEQVLERRGPALAAAFNEEGKPTAAARGFAGSCGVPVEALESLKNEKGAWLVYRQRQQGAPTRELLPAILAQALQALPIPKPMRWSDLPGEFIRPVHWLVLLFGEEVIPATLLGVQAGRETQGHRFHHPEPLYLTEPAAYATLLETEGKVLADFAVRREAIYTQVVAAAQQMGGKALIEEALLDEVTGLVEWPVALAGQFDGDFLKLPAEVLIATMQDHQKYFPVQDEQGHLLPCFITVCNIESQRPEVVVEGNERVIRPRLTDAAFFYATDRKESLASRCERLKKITFQEKLGSVFERTERLAKLAWHIAKDIGGNGDWAKRAGLLSKCDLVTEMVTEFPELQGSMGRYYALHDHEPQEVAEALREQYLPRFAGDVLPRTATGQALSLADRLDTLVGLFGIGAPPSGDKDPYGLRRAALGVLRIIIESGLALDLPSLLKRACETYNDRLTEKNTAVQVHAYLLERLRGYYLEAGFRPDEIEAVLAVRPDQPLDFDRRLKAVASFRKLPEAESLSAANKRIRNILRKSGEKLPAQIESDLLQDPAEQTLATQMYSLEREMMPLLERQDHRATLTALAGLRGAVDQFFDEVMVMVEDPKLRANRLALLARLQTLFLQVADISRLQA
- a CDS encoding EAL domain-containing protein; translated protein: MLSSKNIVRLLIVDASFEDAEMVTNLLRKMGFAARASRVEKEEEFREAIEGQSWDIIVCAAMLPQFSVARAAQILLQSEKDISLIIVVDEKTDSDDIDEMYVAGVRDVVLKSRPLRLQSVIKRELQDLENRRARRHSEMVLGESERQVRALLESSRDAVGYVHEGMHIYANRAYLELFGYHELDEIEGMPLLDMIAPEEHNRFKAFLKEYGASEGKSAHFTLRAHKADGHTFTAAWEFTPASIEGEFCTQIVIRDKTYDLAAEERIKQVQQRDILTGFFSRPHYLELMEKWVIAARAGDRESSLLYIAIDQFNRVRARVGIGASDLVVVDVARILQQYCDEKVILARFGDEVFTLLLPHGSDEQEDALAEQLRQAVDRHLVEMDERSINVTCSIGICRIGESAPGGQQILERAHKACLKAQEAGGNRIERYRPVIEDLTDQEKIKQWEVQLREAMNNKDGFCLFYQPIVSLHGETEEIFEVLLRMTDDAGGYILPEKFLEPAAQLKLMGEIDRWVIAKAMSVLHSRHQVGQLIRFFVKLSDPSIHDKNLLPWLKKHLQESGLDARSLIFEISESSALNYLKRVQQLVEGLRVLGCQFALEHVGTGLDTSNCLKHINVDYLKIDGAFIENLLQDEQNQEAVKIIIEMAKEAGKPTIAEFVSDANTLALLWQFGLDYAQGRYIQEPNQFLSYEFSGGI
- the gmhB gene encoding D-glycero-beta-D-manno-heptose 1,7-bisphosphate 7-phosphatase, with translation MRLVILDRDGVINEDSDEYIKCPAEWVPIPRSLEAIVRLNQAGYQIIVATNQSGIGRGFFDVPTLNRIHSKMHHLLAQMGGGIEAILFCPHVPGEDCSCRKPRPGLFHDLARRLRIQLDGVPVVGDSLRDLQAAQAVGAIPLLVRTGKGKRTAESSDLPMGVEIYDDLGSVADALLKHG
- the glyQ gene encoding glycine--tRNA ligase subunit alpha, which translates into the protein MTSKPRDIAGTMPATFQELILRLQQYWAEQGCVLLQPYDMEMGAGTFHPATFLRALGPEPWNAAYVQPSRRPTDGRYGDNPNRLQHYYQYQVVLKPSPLEIQDLYLGSLHMLGISPLVHDIRFVEDNWESPTLGAWGLGWEVWLNGMEITQFTYFQQAGGLECRPVTGEITYGLERIAMYLQGVGSVFDLVWAEGPLGRVTYGDVFHQNEVEMSIYNFEQADTESLFAWFNSCETESKRLVEAGLSLPAYEMMLKASHTFNLLDARHAISVTERQRYILRVRALARAVAEAYLARRQALGFPILASVGKEMACG
- a CDS encoding translocation/assembly module TamB domain-containing protein, yielding MKLLRSIGAFILLLLVLLVGGLAYLLLTEVGTRQLLAQVAQVIPGELETQQVEGTLGEALTLTGLRYRTPDFTLEVGYFHFAWRPAALLGATFWVEQLHLGEVSWRQKRPGESTASQEPIVLPEIQIPLKAKAEDVRLQNISLTPLGSSPVVINTIVFKGNFDGQALQVGELGVSAPQGEVQVSGEMAFQEAYPMAFALAWGAPVPELGKVTGIGRVKGDLRQLTLHQTVQAPFHLQFRSRLFELLEQPRWVAALEVPGVELQHLSAQWPAVRFGLDLKGAGSLEQFKVRASYQIQEAQTGEVRGSLSVEQLAMGHWLLDRLTLRQVEGPARLALRGEVMMAEDQPRMSLAGQWQDMAWPLRGTAQVSSNRGQLTLEGTPAAYRLQLNSALAGQDIPTSEWHLMGTGDTTQFELEKLRGQLLDGVLSGSGNFRWTPALAWDVRVDGEALNLSKEWPEWPGVLSFSSDTNGVLEEDAQDITLDLHALSGSLRGYPVAAQGRVQRQDNTWRIADLKLRSGDSRLSLGGTVNERLALKWHLSSPDLSQLLPEAQGDLLVKGHAKGPLTGPELTFRLQGKALAYQDYQVESVMANVDVDLQGKQSSQVRIDASDFTLADQTLRSVAIEGGGTPLHHKLSLAVKAPERSLDLGFQGSWKEEVWQGEITKTELTDSLMGHWEAVSATSLTLSRSNIDLAPWCWRQQSAQLCLGGSWQEESFWRGSFKLEDFPLAMLGPLLPEKTALEGVIGGEVQAQGEAHQLVQARMQLAASGVQLTQVTPEGQSLRFPYQDMQARLNLEDRGGKAGFELLSADPGTAPVRASLRLPSAPLDLTALGQLPLDGQISMAFRDLAFLETLIPELEAVQGQLRADLTLGGQVAAPQLLGEVVLQEGSAQVVPLGLKLIKIRLRAEASEQDRIVFTGGVHSGEGELAVNGQVRLEPEAGWPAKVTVTGERFEAMGTSDIRVLISPQLQITKAEEAIRVEGEVVIPEATLVIKDIESRGGVPVSQDVVIISQEKETEKKAVPIYARVRIILGDDISVRAFGFKGGITGSLLVTETPGKATRGSGELQIVKGEYKAYGQQLNIRQGQVVFAGPIDDPRLSVEAVREVDNGNIVVGARIRGAASEPVLTLFSEPSMDESNILAYLILGRPLAGASGGDGELLTKAATSLGLSGGTLLAKRLGKIFGLEDVGIESADNGNGNGDTQSEMLMLGKQLSPSLYIGYGIGLFERFSSFRMRYILSKNWSVQAETGLETGADLFYSLER
- a CDS encoding lysophospholipid acyltransferase family protein, which encodes MDKRAPKPSRAMGSTFSPSLETQQQLLWRSLLFSLGQILSTFIFGLVGLCLFFLPFRYRYLFLIQWGRLNFWWLKKTCGVSFRVRGAEHIPPGPAVVLCKHQSAWETIALQQIFPPQIWVLKRELLWLPFFGWGLALLEPIAVDRKAGRRSLRQIIKQGQQRLAAGRWVVVFPEGTRMPPGTMGRFGIGGAALAQATGYPVVPVAHNAGRYWPRGGFIKYPGVIDAVIGPPIDTHGKSAAQVNQEAYDWIEKIMKEIDPPDLTESYQAPQ